The genomic DNA TCTTGGTCTAGTTGGATACAACAATGGTGCTGGTACTGTTTATCAGCCACTTATCGGTGCTATGACTTTGATTGTAATTCTAATCTTGACAACTATTCTACTTGTATTTACACCTAATTATGATAAAGTTATGACCATATCTAAGAAAAAAGGGATAAAGCATAAAAAGTATTCTCATAAATAACATAAATATTGTTTCTATTATTTAAGTTGCTAGACAGTGAAAAGAAAAAATCTGTCGTACAGTGGCTATATGCTCATGTATTCAAGAAGCTACAGTTTTGATTTTTCATAACTGTAGCTTCTTTTTGTATTTATTAAATCACGACTATCATAATACTTGCAATAGGTATAGCGACAAGAGAGAGTACTGTCATATGTGTTTTATATATTACATTAAGTATATTCTAAAATATATGTTTTAAATAATATATTTGAAAATAGGAATATTTAAATAAAAAAAATAATATTATATATAGTTGACAAAAATTGGCAAATGAGATACTATATAAATATAGAAATAGTAATCATTACTATTATTAAAAAGGGAGGAATTAATTATGAACTTAAAAGGAACTAAAACAGAAAAGAATTTAATGGCAGGATTTGCAGGAGAGTCAGAAGCAAGAAATAAATATACATACTACGCTTCAAAAGCAAGAAAAGAAGGTTATAATCAAATAGCTGCTATATTTGAAGAAACTGCTAACAATGAAAAGGAACATGCTAAATTATGGTTTAAACTTTTACATGATGGTATGCCTTCAACAGAGGAAAATTTAAAGGATGCAGCAGCAGGTGAAAACTATGAATGGACTGATATGTATGCAAAATTTGCTAAAGAAGCTAGAGAAGAAGGATTTGACAAGATAGCTTATTTATTTGAAGCTGTTGGAAAAATAGAGAAAGAGCATGAAGAAAGATACTTAAAGCTTTTAGAAAACTTAAATGAAGGAAAAATATTTAAAAGAGATGAAGAAGTTGTTTGGCAATGTCAAAACTGTGGTCATGTGTATGTAGGTACTGAAGCACCAGAAAAATGCCCAGTATGTGACCATCCAAAAGCATATTTCAATATAAAAGCTGAAAATTATTAAAAATTATCATTATTAAAAAGGAATGTTAACTATGAAATTTTCTAAACAACGAGAACTGATTTTAAATGAAATATTAAATAATCCGGTTCATCCTACTGCGGATTACCTATATGAAAACTTAAAAAAAGATAATCCAAATTTAAGCTTAGGAACTGTGTATAGAAATTTAGCTCAGCTAACGGAACATGGCTTTATAAGAAAGGTTAGTATTCCAGGGTATCCAGATAGATTTGATGGTCGAATAGATAATCACTATCATATCATATGTGAAGTATGTGGAGAGGTATACGATTTAGAATCCGAAGTTCTTAATAATTTACAAGAATTAATATCTGAGGAGACAGACATAAAAATAACATCTTATAACATAAGTTTTAAAGGGATTTGTAATAATTGTAAAAGGTGTAGCCAAGTAGGTTAGTTTTCAAATTCTAAAAATAATTAATGAGGTGAGTTTATGTGTAGTGAACAAAAATTTTTTATATGTGAGACTTGTGGAAACCTTGTAGGAATGATACAAAGTGGTGGTGTACCTATTTTCTGTTGTGGAAAACCTATGAAGGAACTTGTTCCTAATACAACAGATGCAGCAGTTGAAAAACATGTACCTGTAATTGAAGTGGATGGAAATAATGTTACTGTTAAAGTAAGTAGCACAACTCATCCAATGACTAAAGAACATCATATAGCATGGGTGTATCTTATGACTGAACAAGGTGGTCAACGCAAATGTCTAGCAGTAGATGGAGAACCTGTAGTTAAATTTGCTTTGAATGATGATGATAAAGTGATTTCTGCCTATGCTTACTGTAATTTACATGGATTATGGAAGGCTGAACTGTAATATTTAAATAAATTGAGTCAAAAAGGAGGCTATAAATGTATTTTCATACAAATAGCCTCCTATAAATTTATATAAATTCAAGTTTTAATTTTGTTTAATGTCAATATAATATAAGGAGAAAATAATATGTCAATTTATAAATGTAGTGTTTGTGGATATATTTATGATGAATCTAAGAATGATAAAACATGGGATGAATTAAGTGAAGATTGGGAATGCCCTGTATGTACAAAAGGTCGTAGTTATTTTGGAAAGATAAGTACTGTTTACTATGAAGAAGATGAAAAGATAGCAGAAGACATAGTTGAAGATGAATCTAAATTAAATACTGAAAAAGAGGGAGATTTAAATTACTTAAGTACATATTTAAGAAGAGATGATGAAGTTGAGAAACATATGGATATAATTCACGAAATGGCTGTTACAGGAAAATCTATAATAGAACCTATGAGAACTAAACTACCAGTAATTTCTTGGGATGATATTTTAATTATGGGTGCTCAATTAAATCCATTACCTTTAAATGAGCATGATGAAGTAAATACAACAACAATAATAGGAAAAAAAGCAAAGAAACCTATGATTATAGAAAATCCAGTTTATATTTCCCACATGTCATTTGGAGCTTTGTCTAAAGAACTAAAAATAGCTTTAGCAAAGGGTGCAGCCCAAAATAAGACAGCTATGTGTAGTGGTGAAGGAGGTATATTACCAGAAGAGAAGGAAGCTTCATACAAGTATATTTTTGAGTATGTACCAAATAAATATAGTGTAACTGAAGAAAATCTTAAAAATTCTGATGCTATAGAGATAAAAATTGGTCAAGGAACAAAACCTGGTATGGGAGGTCATCTTCCTGGCGAAAAAGTAACTGAAGAAATAGCAAAAGTAAGAAATAAGCCTGTAGGTCAAGATGTAATAAGTCCATCTTGTTTTGAGGAAATACAATCCAAAGAAGATTTAAAGAAACTTGTAGATGAACTTAGAGAAGTTTCAGAAGGGCGTCCAATAGGTGTTAAAATTTCAGCAGGTCATATTGAAAAAGATATGGAATTTATAGCTTATGCTAAACCTGATTTTGTAACTATTGATGGTCGTGGTGGAGCTACTGGAGCAAGTCCAAAGTTGCTTAAAGATGCAACTTCAATTCCAACAATATTTGCTCTTTATCGTGCTAGAAAATACATAGATACACATGGATTAGATATAGATTTGGTTATAACAGGTGGGCTTCGTATATCTACTGATTTTGCTAAGGCAATTGCTATGGGTGCTGATGCAGTTGCTATTGCAAGTTCTGCTCTTATGGCAGCGGCGTGTCAACAATATCGTATATGTGGTTCTGGTAAGTGTCCTGTAGGAGTAGCTACTCAGGATGAGGAATTGAGAAAAAGATTACATATAGAAAACAGTGCTAATAGAGTGGCAAACTTTTTAAATGTAAGTTTAGAAGAACTTAAGACTTTTGCTAGAATTTCTGGTCATAAAGATATACATGATTTAAGTGTTGATGATTTATATACTGTTAACTCTGAAATATCAAATTATACAAACATACAGCATGTATAGATTGAAGTTTGAAACTATTAGATTTTAGATAGCTATAAAAGTAAATGATAAATATATTTTATAAAAGAGAGTGTCTTAAAATGAACTTTTTAGTTCATAAGTCACTCTTTTTTTGATGAAGCCAAATATATTTATCATTTTAGCAATGAAAAAGAATCTTATCTCTTTATTTTGAGATAGACTCCTTCTATTTATGAAAATTAAAGATATTAAATTGTAAAATATTCTGTGATGTCGTACTATTAAACTAAAGATTCTGTACTTTAAAGTAAATAAAAATTTAAGGAGTGATTATTATGGAAAGATTGAAGATACAAGTTTTAGTTGACAATAATACTTATATTGATAGATACTTTGTTGGAGAACCAGCAGTAAGCTATTATATTGAGATTGATGGAAATAGGATTTTGTTTGACTCAGGGTATTCAGATGTATTCATATCAAACGCTGAAAAATTAAATATAGATTTAGGAAATTTAACTCATGTTGTTTTTTCTCATGGGCATAATGACCATACAAGAGGTATCCAGTTTCTAGAAAATAGGTATGATTTATCTACAGTTGAACTTATTTCACATCCTAACTGTTTTATACCTAGAAAACATGGAGAGAAAAGCATAGGAGCTCCATTTTCTGCTGAGGAAATTAAAAATATTTTTATGTATAATCCTAAGGATAAGCCATTTAATCTAAGTAAGAATTGTGTGTTTTTAGGTGAAATACCTTCTATAAATGATTTTGAAAAAAGAGCTAAAATTGGTAAATGTAAAATAGGAGATTTGTGGGAAGATGATTATGTTTTAGATGATTCTGCTATAGTTTGTAAAACTGATAAAGGTATTTTTATTGTTACAGGATGTTCTCATAGTGGAATTTGTAATATAGTAGAGTATGCTAAAAAGGTATGTGGAGATGATAGAGTTATTGGTATACTAGGTGGTTTTCATCTTTTTGAATTGAATAATAGGTTAGATAGTACAATACAATATTTGGATAAAGAAGAAATGAGAATGTTGTACCCTTGTCACTGTGTTTCTTTTAAGGTAAAAGCGAAGATGAATGAAATATTGAATATAAATGAAGTTGGAGTAGGGCTGACCATAAGTATATAGTATTTGAAAGTATATAAGATTTAAGTTGAAGGTTAAAAAGATATTTTCTATAGAAAATATCTTTTTTGTTACGTTTATTTTAAGAGAAATCAATATACTTTTATATGAAATATTGTAAAAAAATTTATTTTTAATGAGAATATATTTTCATTAATAAACAATTTTATTATGTATTAATAATGTTAGAATAAATATAAATAAATCAAAGTTACTTACATTACAGTATATTTTTTCACAAAATATATTGATTTATTCTTTTAAAGTTTGATAATTCCAATGAATGTAATAAAAGAAGGAATTTTATACTATACGATTATTATTATATAATAATAAAGAAAAAATTATATAATAATAAAGAAAAAATGTATAATATTTAACATTAAAAAAGATATTTCATAAAATTAAAAAACAAAGTGAATTTGAATACTATTTAAAAAATAAAATAAATATATAAAAAATATTTAATATAAAGGTGGAAATAAGTTGAAAATGTAAAGTCATTGGAAAAATATAGTTGAATTTAATGAGCAAAAATGTTATTGTTTTATCAATAAAGTGTTAAAATAAAAACTTTCAATATCATTTTAGGGAGGATGATTTCATGCAAAAAAGTGTAAAGAAAGCAAAAGTAACGGGCTCTATGTTAGCTATTTTTGGTGTTGCAAGCGTTCTTTTTAGTTCACATGCAGGAGGAGGATTTGCTACAGGGAATCAAGAAACTCAGTACTATGTGCAGTATGGATGGACAGCACCACTTATGGCAATTTTAGCAATGATTATACTTACTGCTACCATGAGAGAAGTTATCATAATGTATAATAATAACAATTGTAGGAATTATAAGGATTTATTTTGTGAGCTTTGGAGACCATATCCAAAACTTGAAATAATATGGGAGATATATTACTATCTAATGGTTTTAATAGCTGTAAGTGCTGTTATAGCAGGTGCAGCAGCAGTATTTCAAAGTATAGGAGTAAATTATTTTGTAGCTGTATTTATTATTGGAGTTGTACTTCTTGTCTTTACTATATTTGGTGCTATGCTTGTATCTAAAGCAGCTACAGCAATGACAATAGCTATTCTAGTATGTACTCTTACTATTTTTATTGTTGGTATAAAAGCTAAAGTACCAGAAATAACTGAAATATTATCAAATAGAACGAGTTTCACACCTGGCTATATCAAGCCAATACTTAATACTTTTATTTATGCAGGTTTTCAATCGGTTGTTATACCTACACTTGCAGGATGTTCAAGACCACTTCTTAAGAACTCAAAAGAAGCTACTAAGGCAATGATAATTTCATTTGTTATGAATGCAATTGCATTAGGACTTGCTGTAACTATGCTAATGGGATGGTATAGAGAAATTATTGCTGCTGGGCAAACAACACTCCCTACTCTTTATGTTGCAGGTCAATCTGGAAATCATACTATATACATAATTTATAATGTTGCATTATTCCTTTGTTTAATGTCTACAGGAGTAACTACTATATTTGGTCTTGTAAATAGATTTGAAGACCATAAAGCACTTTCTTTCCTTTCTTCAAGAATGAAAAGAAGGGTATTTACAGCTTGTGCAATAATGGTAGTGTCAATGCTTATATCACTTACAGGATTAAGTAATATTGTTAAATATGGATATGGATATTGTGGTTATCTTGGTCTATTCACTATAGTAATTCCATTCCTTACACTAGGACATTATAAGAATAAGAAGTTTGCAAAGGAAAATCCAGAAGCTAAATGGCCAGCGGAATTAAATGAAAATGTAAATTAGATGTAGTAGCAAAAAATATTGCTAAAGAGAATACTATAGATAAGAATACTATAGATAATATATCTGCATGTTTATTAAGATTATTTGCAAAATCTAATATTAAACAACTATAAACAAGCAATATAAAACTAAGAATAAAAGATAAAAAGAGGGTGTCTCAAAATGGACTTTTAGTTTATAAGGCACTCTTTTTTATATGAAGTCAAATATATTTTCATTATTTTGACAATAAAAGAGACTAATCCTACTTTGGATAGCCTCTTTTTTCTTTAATATAAAATAGTATAACAGCAAAGTATAGATTGATACATGTTTTCTGTAGCTTTCTATATATTACAGTGTTTGTGTGGCATTGGTATTTTAAGCAATCTATAAATTATAATTCTATAATTCTTCTACTAATTTTAGATTCTATAGCCGTCTCTATTTCACTTAACATTCGTTCATTTTTAGGGTCAATAAAAGCACATGTATAGCCTTCTTCA from Clostridioides difficile ATCC 9689 = DSM 1296 includes the following:
- a CDS encoding membrane protein, which gives rise to MQKSVKKAKVTGSMLAIFGVASVLFSSHAGGGFATGNQETQYYVQYGWTAPLMAILAMIILTATMREVIIMYNNNNCRNYKDLFCELWRPYPKLEIIWEIYYYLMVLIAVSAVIAGAAAVFQSIGVNYFVAVFIIGVVLLVFTIFGAMLVSKAATAMTIAILVCTLTIFIVGIKAKVPEITEILSNRTSFTPGYIKPILNTFIYAGFQSVVIPTLAGCSRPLLKNSKEATKAMIISFVMNAIALGLAVTMLMGWYREIIAAGQTTLPTLYVAGQSGNHTIYIIYNVALFLCLMSTGVTTIFGLVNRFEDHKALSFLSSRMKRRVFTACAIMVVSMLISLTGLSNIVKYGYGYCGYLGLFTIVIPFLTLGHYKNKKFAKENPEAKWPAELNENVN
- a CDS encoding Fur family transcriptional regulator; amino-acid sequence: MKFSKQRELILNEILNNPVHPTADYLYENLKKDNPNLSLGTVYRNLAQLTEHGFIRKVSIPGYPDRFDGRIDNHYHIICEVCGEVYDLESEVLNNLQELISEETDIKITSYNISFKGICNNCKRCSQVG
- a CDS encoding glutamate synthase-related protein, whose product is MSIYKCSVCGYIYDESKNDKTWDELSEDWECPVCTKGRSYFGKISTVYYEEDEKIAEDIVEDESKLNTEKEGDLNYLSTYLRRDDEVEKHMDIIHEMAVTGKSIIEPMRTKLPVISWDDILIMGAQLNPLPLNEHDEVNTTTIIGKKAKKPMIIENPVYISHMSFGALSKELKIALAKGAAQNKTAMCSGEGGILPEEKEASYKYIFEYVPNKYSVTEENLKNSDAIEIKIGQGTKPGMGGHLPGEKVTEEIAKVRNKPVGQDVISPSCFEEIQSKEDLKKLVDELREVSEGRPIGVKISAGHIEKDMEFIAYAKPDFVTIDGRGGATGASPKLLKDATSIPTIFALYRARKYIDTHGLDIDLVITGGLRISTDFAKAIAMGADAVAIASSALMAAACQQYRICGSGKCPVGVATQDEELRKRLHIENSANRVANFLNVSLEELKTFARISGHKDIHDLSVDDLYTVNSEISNYTNIQHV
- the rbr gene encoding rubrerythrin, producing the protein MNLKGTKTEKNLMAGFAGESEARNKYTYYASKARKEGYNQIAAIFEETANNEKEHAKLWFKLLHDGMPSTEENLKDAAAGENYEWTDMYAKFAKEAREEGFDKIAYLFEAVGKIEKEHEERYLKLLENLNEGKIFKRDEEVVWQCQNCGHVYVGTEAPEKCPVCDHPKAYFNIKAENY
- a CDS encoding desulfoferrodoxin family protein, with amino-acid sequence MCSEQKFFICETCGNLVGMIQSGGVPIFCCGKPMKELVPNTTDAAVEKHVPVIEVDGNNVTVKVSSTTHPMTKEHHIAWVYLMTEQGGQRKCLAVDGEPVVKFALNDDDKVISAYAYCNLHGLWKAEL
- a CDS encoding MBL fold metallo-hydrolase, with the protein product MERLKIQVLVDNNTYIDRYFVGEPAVSYYIEIDGNRILFDSGYSDVFISNAEKLNIDLGNLTHVVFSHGHNDHTRGIQFLENRYDLSTVELISHPNCFIPRKHGEKSIGAPFSAEEIKNIFMYNPKDKPFNLSKNCVFLGEIPSINDFEKRAKIGKCKIGDLWEDDYVLDDSAIVCKTDKGIFIVTGCSHSGICNIVEYAKKVCGDDRVIGILGGFHLFELNNRLDSTIQYLDKEEMRMLYPCHCVSFKVKAKMNEILNINEVGVGLTISI